The DNA window TTGGGCTGGGAGCCGTTGGTCATCTCCTGGATGAATACACTTCCTGAAATTCTGCAGAGCAAGGACAACCGCTCGCTGACGATGGAGCTCTTCTATTGGCTCGTGCCGCCTGCCCACAGGACGCTGCGCAAGCTCTGCAGGGTGAGTGACCCCAGGCCCCCGAAACAATCCCGACACAAATATCTGTAGAAGAtcaagctttttacttttatttccatATGTATAAGAAGCGTTCTCTCATGCCtgataatgtttgtgtttccaggagGTTGTTCCCACCAGCGACAGCAACACTGTGGTGTCCTTGTTTCGACTGTTTGAGATGCTGCTCACTGATCCTATCGAGAGTGATTCTGCGGATGAGCACATTCGCACCTGGATCATGGTAAAAGATCTCGATCATTCATCATCTCATAaccttaaataaaacacttgcaTTGGAAGGAATTGCACCATGTAAAGTCCCATGCaaaggttttattgtttttgttgaagtTGTATTTGTTTCTCATTCTTTACGATACCAGGCTGCTTTTACCTTCGCCTTGACctggtcagtgggcggcagctGTGATACAGCCAGCCAAGGGGTTTTCAGTGAGTTCTTAATGACGATCCTCTCAGGAAAATCCGAGGAATTCCCAGTCCCGGAAGCTGTGGGGAAATGGGAGTGTCTAATGGATGCGGAGGGCACGGCCTATGACTACTTCTATGAGGTATTTTCAGATGTGTTGAGTTCAAATCAGTGGATGAAGTGTTTTAAACAACACTTCAAACAGGAGTTGTACAAGTGTAGTTGCCTTTGTTCACTCGCACAACAAATAACAACCACTTATCTCTAATTCAGTTCAAAAGAAAAGGACGATGGGTTCATTGGAATGACACCATCAGGAACATCGAGCTGGGGGACAAAAAGACCAAAGTGCAAGACATCATCGTTCCCACCATCGACACGGCTCGCTACACCTACCTTATGGACCACTGCATCACCAATGGAGTGTAAGTACTGTCGCTATCAATGATGCTTCATTAATATCAATAGTTGTGAATGTATCTGTGCCGAATATACtatctcatttcattttgaccTGAATTGATTTAATgtaacatttgttttaacatgCCTCTGCTCAGACCCTCCCTGTTTGTTGGTCCTACCGGTACCGGGAAGTCAGTGTATGTGAAGGAGAAACTGATGAACCACCTGGACAGAGATCGCTTTGTACCCTTCTTCATCAACTTTTCAACCCGTACAAGCGCGAACCAAACCCAGGTGAGCATTTTGATGACAGTAGGTTTCATTGAGGGATTGTTTCGATGACGACTACAAAATTATATCAATTGTGTTGGGTGCTTTATTAATCACAGGATTGttttttcaaactttcaaaCCTTCATTGCGTTTGTGTGTCCAGCATATCATCATGTCCAGGTtggacaagaggaagaagggagtgTACGGGCCCCCAGTGGGAAAGAAGTGTGTGATCTTTGTGGATGACATGAGCATGCCTGCTCTGGAGACGTTTGGAGCGCAGCCTCCTGTGGAGCTTCTTCGACAGTACATGGATCACGAAAACTGGTATGAAACATCCACCATTAGAGACCAGTTTCAGTTTTGTTGCTCCAAACCATTGTTTATTTTACGCCTGTTATGCTCCGTTAGGTACGATCTGAAGGAAACCACCCACATCGCGCTCGTCGACCTCCAGCTCTTGTGCTGTATGGGCCCCCCTGGTGGCGGGAGGAACGCGGTGACGGCTCGCTTCCTGCGACACTTCAACATTTTTGGCATCAACGCCTTCAGCGATGACACCATGGTTCGCATCTTTTCCAATGTGATGTCCTTCTATCTGAAAAACAACGAATTCCCGTCTGACTGTTTCAGTATTGGCACCAAAATAGTGACGGCTACCATGGAGGTGAGTGAGCTTAAAGGTTCATTGTTCACATTGAGGTGAAAGggtgatgttttcattagtgtgttttatataaattgtacaaattgttgctttctttaccctagaatgggtcctttatatttagatacttttatttacatcaggagcggatCCTCCATacagaggcagccatgtttttgacagtagcccaaactggacgaactcaacaccttttgagtttttatgacaactgaaggttaccacaggtttcTTTTCATGTTTCGAAGGGGAGGGGAAGGTGAGAGGTCAGCTGCAATATGaccttcaccactagatgtcactaaattctactcACTGGAACTTTAACATCGTGTGAACAGCTTTGATAAAATCTCGGAGCAAACAGCTTGTCTCTAGTTGTCTGACCGTATAAATTACTTTCAATATCCCAAAGGTGTATAAGAAAGCCATGGAAAACCTGCTTCCAACTCCAGCCAAGTCTCACTACACGTTCAACCTGCGGGACTTCTCACGCGTCATCCAAGGCTGCCTGCTGCTGAGGAAGGAGTCTCTGCAGAACAAAAACACTATGATAAGCTTGTTTGTCCACGAGGTCTTCCGGGTCTACTACGACCGGCTGGTGGACAACAAAGATCGAGCTTGGCTCTACCAGCTGATGAACAACATCCTCAACGATCACTTCAGCGAGGATTTTGGTCAGGTGTTTGATAACCTGAAGCAAGGAAGTGAAGTAAGTTACACTTTGTTACTGTGTTTTACCAGGTTTGTGAATGAAGGAAGCCGTCACTTCTTTCTGCCTGACATATGGAACATTTATAACTTTATATGTGCTTTACTTTTACAAAACTGACTTTTACTAATCCGTGCCATCAAATGTTTTCAGCTGGTTGAGGAGGACATGAGCAACCTTATGTTTGGCGACTACATGCAGCCTGACCTGGAGGATGATGAGCGCATGTACTCTGAGGTGCCCTCGATGGAGGACTTCTCTCAGGTGGTGGTGTCGTGTCTCCTCGAGTACAACCAGACTCACAAGAACCACATGGACCTCGTCATCTTCCGGtaaacagcagcacagaaaaGAATACCTTGGTCTTGGGCTTTTCATCGACTTGATCGTTATGTTAAACAGATCAGTTTATTAATGTTCAAGTCACTTTGCATGTGAATTGTACCTTTTAAACAAATTTCTGTTTTATGTAGCTACCTCCTGGAGCATCTGTCCCGCATCAGCCGCGTGCTGAAGCAGCCAGGAGGCAATGCCTTGCTCGTGGGAGTGGGAGGCAGCGGGCGGCAGTCCATCACACGCCTGGCTGGGTCCATGGCCCATATGACCCTGTTCCAGCCTGAGATTACAAAGAACTACAGCATGGCGGATTGGAGGGATGATCTGAAGGTGGGCGTtaattgttttgaaaagttttcttttattctcaTGCATTTTTTGTTGAAGAGTTTCAACATGAAATGTCCTTGTAATACAGATGCTGCTGAAAAATGCTGGGCTCAAGGGGCAGAAGACGGTGTTCCTGCTAACTGACACTCAGATCAAGGAAGAGGCTTTTCTGGAGGACTTGGACAGTGTCCTGAACACAGGAGAGGTGCCCAATATGTTCGCCATGGACGAGAAGCAAGAGATTATCGAGGTTGGTTGTAATAGCACTTAAAAGAACAGTTTACACTTTGAGTAGAAGTCCTATCCATTTGTATATGACATACCTCACTTGCTCACGTTCTTCATCTCCCTTCTCCAGACACTGCGTCCCCTTGCCGAGGGTGGGAATAAGAAGCTGGAGTTGAGCCCTCTGGCTCTATTTGCGTTCTTCGTGTCCCGCTGTAAAGAGAACCTGCACATTATCGTGGCTTTCAGTCCCATTGGAGATGCCTTTCGAACTCGCCTGCGCCAGTTTCCATCTCTCATCAACTGCTGCACCATCGACTGGTTCCAGGTACTACATGGCCAGGAGTGGAATATGAGATGTGACTGAAGGTTCATCGTTGACTCTGTTCCTATCAGTGTCTGCAGTCTGTGTTTGCATCGTCTGTGTTTGTTCCCACTCTgaatcttctcctctctgccctgACAGCCGTGGCCTGAGGAGGCTCTGGAGCGTGTGGCCAACTCCTTCCTGGAGTCAGTGGGGATGACTGAGAAAGAGAGGCAGGACGTCATCCCCATCTGCAAATCCTTCCACACCTCGGCCATAGAGCTGTCAACCAGGTATGACGTGTGGTTTGTTATAGATCAGATTTAAATGAGCGTTAAAAGTAAATTAGACGTACTGAACTTCACACTGTTGTTTCCTGTGAAGGTTCCTCTCTGAGCTTGGCCGTCATAATTATGTGACGCCCACTTCCTACCTGGAGCTGCTCGCGGCTTTCCGTCAGCTCCTCACTCAGAAGCGAGAGGCTGTCATGGGAGCCAAACAGAGATATGTCAACGGTCTGGCTAAACTGGCCTTTGCTGAGGATCAGGTAAATGCAGCCCCACTTTTACCGTGTTGTTTTattatcctttttattttaatttcaagatTTTGCACGCCTTTGTCAAACCTGATGAGAACGATGTTTCCTTGTAGGTGGGTGCGATGAAGAAGGAGCTGGTGGACCTACAGCCGAAGCTGGAGGTGGCAAAGATAGACAACGCCAAAatgatgaaggtgaagaaaTCGCATCTTTTTTTAGCAGAATTCACCGGGATTATATATGGAATGTAAATATCTGATGATATCATGTTATAATGCTAAATATGACCACTTACAGGTGATTGAGAAGGAGTCTGTGGAGGTAGAGGGCATAAGCAAAGTGGTCCGTGTTGATGAGGAGGCGGCAACTATAAAAGCCAGCGTAGCTCAGGCTCTGAAGGATGATTGTGAGAGCGACTTGGCCGAGGCCATCCCCGCCCTGAAAGCTTCCGTCGCGGCCCTCAACACTTTGAAAGTAAGAAACCCTTCGACCACACGTTTAGCTGGCTCAGACAGCTGCTGATGCACAGAGCGTTTTTTAAGCTAAAGTTGTTgcttcttttcatttcagccCTCCGATGTCACGATCGTGAAGTCGATGAAAAATCCCCCCCCAGGGGTGAAGCTGGTGATGGCAGCcgtgtgtgtgatgctggaATCGAAGCCGGACAGGATACCGGATCCATCTGGGAGTGGAAAAATGGTCAGATTTATGTCGGAAATATCCCGTATTATTTTCAGAATCTACTCATAACGGAagcatttaaaaacatgtctcattttattttctaggTTTTTGATTACTGGGGTCCAAGCAAGAAGCTTCTGGGGGACATGAACTTCCTACGAGATCTGAAGGAGTATGACAAAGACAACATTCCTGTGAGTGTCAGAAAAACGACATCCCTGTTAAATAGGATCTATAATCAATGTAATTATATTCTCTTGTTCTGTCCTGACCAACTCCGCTCATCTCTTCATCGCAGGTTGCTGTGATGCTAACGATCCGTAATGAGTACATGGTTCAGTCTGGCTTTGATCCAGCTAAAGTGGCAAAggcttcctctgcagcagaggggtTGTGCAAGTGGATACAAGCAATGGAGACGTACGACAGGGTGGCGAAGGTAgagtgtttctgtatttgcacaGACCTTTCTCTCTAATGTGTCCTGATAACAAATCCATGGTTATATATGTTTGCATCAACACTTGATCGTTCTCCGTGAATTTAGCAAGTGGCCCCAAAGAAGGCCAGTCTGGCAGAGGCTGAGGGGTCGCTGTCGGCCACCATGgccctgctggaggagaagagagggcaGCTGAAGGAGGTCGAGGACCGTTTGGCTGATCTCACGAAAACCTTTGAGGAGAAAACGGAGGAGAAGGCTCAGCTGGAGATGCAAGTGGACTTGTGTGCCAAGAAGTTGGAGAGGGCTGAGAAACTCATCGGTGGTCTGGGTGGAGAGAAGACCAGGTGAGGATGCACAGAAAAATACGTTTGGTCAAGCAGGTTTTGTTCTTCTCGCGTGAATGTAATCCCACGCAGGGCCATTGTAGTTAGTTTGATATGATGGGAATTTGATTCGAGGGACTGGAATCTGTGCTGACGCTGTTGATCTGTCCAGATGGTCCGAGGCAGCAGATAACCTGCAGAACACATACGACAACCTGACTGGAGATGTTCTCATCTCAGCTGGTGTCATCGCCTACCTCGGGGCTTTTACCGCTGGCTTCAGGCAGGACTGCACCAAGACGTGGACCGAGCTCTGCCAGGTATAACCTCCGTTTGTCATGTAGTTCTTTTAGTTTAACTCTATTTGAACGAACACGCCATTTGAGTGAGATGACTGCACATTTGAATTGTTCCTCATCTATTTTCCTCTCATCTCAAACTCTCTCTAGGCCAAGAACATTCCGTCATCAGATGACTTCTCTCTCAGTAAGACCCTGGGAGATCCCATCAAGATCAGGGCCTGGAACATTGCAGGTCTCCCCAGTGACTCCTTCTCCATCGACAACGGCGTCATCGTCAGTACTTCACGACGATGGTGAGTCTGTTTTTGTTGAAGTTTTAAATCAACAAACATATTTGTCACATCTTCAGTTTTTGGCTAAAACAGTTCAAACTAAGATGTGTTTTGTTCTTCAATGTGTTATTGCAGGCCCTTGATGATTGAccctcagggccaggccaacCGGTGGGTCAAGAACTCCGAGAAAGACAACGACCTGAGTGTGATCAAGCTGACCGATGACGACTACATGAGGACTCTGGAGAACTGCATTCAGTTTGGAACCCCCGCGCTGCTGGAAAATGTTGGAGAGGAGCTGGACCCGTCACTGGAGCCACTGCTGCTCAAACAGACCTTCAAGCAAGGTGCTGGGAATGGGATATGGCTTATCAAAGACTCATTTGACAAAGTGTACATTAgttgaaatcacatttaattgAAGTCAATGAAAGTTAAATAATTTTTCTTTCTCATAGGGGGTGTGGATTGCCTCAAGCTGGGGGACAGTATAATTGAGTACTCCCCCAACTTCTTTTTCTACATTACCACGAAGCTGAGGAACCCTCACTACCTACCAGAGCTGTCCACCAAGGTTTCCCTGCTGAATTTCATGATCACCCCAGAGGGCTTGGAGGACCAGCTGCTGGGCATCGTGGTGGCCAAGGAGAGGTACGGCTTTATTTGCCTGAAACACTTACTTGTCAAGTCGGCAGAGCTTTGCATCTGACTGTTGTTTTTCTGCCCTACAGGCCAGAGCTGGAGAAGGCCAGGAACGCACTGATCCTGCAGTCGGCTGACAATAAGAGGCAGCTGAAGGAGATCGAGGATCAGATCCTGGAGACGCTGCAGTCTTCTACGGGAAACATCCTGGAGGATGAGAGTGCCATTCGGATTCTGGACTCGGCCAAGGTCATGTCTGAAGAAATCTCCAATAAACAGAAGGTGCTTACGACAATGTGTTAATCTACGTTCACGTACATATGACATATATGTGTCTGGTAATCTAACATTGAACTATTTCCACCCAGATCGCAGAGAAGACGGAGATCGAGATTGCAACGTCCAGGGAGGGTTACCGAGACATTGCCAAGCATTCCTCTGTGCTGTTCTTCAGCATGGCCGATCTGACCAACATCGACCCCATGTACCAGTACTCCCTGAACTGGTTCGTCAACCTCTACGGCAAATCCATCAAAGACAGGTGGGTGATTCACTGCTGTACGTACTGTTAACACAAGCTTCAAATCACACGGATGTGCCATGTACACACGTAACAAGTAACAAATAGAATGTTTAATTGTACTGTCAGAATATCTGACTGAGCCCTTTACTCATTCACCAGAGATCAAgctacattttaaatatcaacaGAGGACAAACTCTGAATCCTGACGTTAACTATTAGTTCCTCTCCAactctttgtgttgtgtgttttctccatcAGTGCAAAGTCCAACGATCTGCCCAAGAGGCTGAAGATCCTGGTCAACCACTTCACCTACAACCTGTACTGCAACGTGTGTCGCTCCCTGTTTGAGAAGGACaagctcctcttctccttcctcctctgcgcCAACATACAACTGTAAGTGTTTACGGTCCCGCGGGACACTGGTTCAGATTTGATTTCAGAATTACACCAGATTCTCGTAGGACAATGAAATACGTGACGTCTCATATTGATATTTGCATTCAGGGAAAAGAACAACATTCAGTTTTCGGACTTCATGTTCCTGCTGACTGGAGGAGTCGGGCTGCAGACGACCATCCCCAACCCCGACCCCAGCTGGCTCCAGGACAAAAGCTGGGATGAGATACTTCGAGCCAGTGAGCTGCCAGGACTACAGGGACTTGGGTACAAAGCGCAGAGCCATTCTTTTTCATTAGTTATCTTCGTCCTGTAGTTCATTATGAATGACGTCTGACCACCTGAGTTAAACTTGGCCTTCTTTACTCCACAGTGACGCCTTCATCAAGACTCCAGGGGACTTCAAGACTCTTTACGACAGCAAAGAGCCTCACaacacccccccacctgcaCCGTGGTGTGATCAACTCAACGGCCTGCAGAAAATGATCATTGTTCGGTGTCTCCGTCCGGACAAGATGGTGCCGACTGTGACCAAGTATGTGGCCGCCGAGCTGGGGAAGAAATACGTGCAACCGCCTCCCTTTGACCTGAGTAAGAGTTACCTGGACTCCAACGCCACCATCCcactggtgtttgtgttgtcccCCGGAGCTGATCCCATGGCCAGTAAGTCGGACTTTATCAAAGTTATTGTCATCAATATATCATGAATGCTTTCATTTTAATGCTAATCCCGAATATCTCTCCACAGGCTTAATTAAGTTTGCCATTCAGAAGGGAATGGATGGGTCCAGGTTCCAGTGCATCTCCCTGGGTCAGGGCCAGGGCCCCATCGCGGCTAAGATGATCTCCACAGCCATGAAGGAGGGGGCGTGGGTGTGTTTACAGAATTGCCATCTGGCGGTTTCCTGGATGTCCGCTCTTGAGAAAATCTGCGAGGCCTTCTGTGAGTCAACTTGCAATCCTGACTTCCGCCTGTGGCTCACAAGCTACCCTTCACCCAAGGTAAAGCACTGTGCATTGCATTCTGAACATTAGGAAGCAATACAGAGACCTCATCTGAGTGGAGTCCTGAAGAAATACCTTGTGTCTGGTTTCAGTTTCCAGTGACCATACTGCAGAATGGAGTGAAGATGACGAACGAGCCTCCTACAGGACTGAAGCTCAACCTGCTTCAGTCCTACCAGACGGATCCTCTTTCTGACCCCGAGTTCTTCAATGATACCGAGAAGCACCAGGTGAGCTGAGGGTCCTTTTATAGACACAACAGGATTTTTGCATTTCCTCATTCAACGTGTCAGGATCGGGCTGTTCTCTGACTCTGCGATTTCTCTATCAGACTTGGGGGAAGCTCCTGTACGGACTGTGCTTCTTCCATGCACTTGTTCAGGAGCGGAAGAAGTTCGGTCCACTGGGCTGGAACATTCCCTACGGCTTCAACGAGTCCGATCTCCACATCAGCATCAGGCAGCTACAGGTATTCACGTCAAATCAACTCATCCAATTTGCTTCATTGGGCTCAACAATCTGTAAATGTGCCGTCCTCTGCTCTTAGAGATTCAGCGTCTCTGCCATTACAACGAATATGACTTTCTGTTTCAGCTGTTTGTGAATGGTTACGACGAGGTGCCCTTCGAGGCCATCCAGTATCTGACCGGGCAGTGCAACTACGGCGGCCGTGTGACAGACGACTGGGACAGGCGCCTCCTGGTGACCATCTTGGCGGACTTCTACAACAAGGATGTCATCGAGATCTCTAACCACTCTTTCTCCCCTAGTGGAAATTACCAAGCCCCGCCAACATCGGACTATAAGGGCTACATCACGTTCATGCAGGTAAAACCACTTGATTCATTTAAatatgtctttatttaatttaaaatacaaatactgcAGTGTCCAGCCAAATGAGAAATGACACCTTCCCTCACATTCCCATGCGCTAGGCCCTTCCATCCGGCCAGCAGCCAGAGGTGTTCGGGATGCATGACAACGTGGACATTTCCAAAGATCTCCAGGGGACAAAGTTGCTGTTCGATTCCCTGCTTCTCGCCCAGGGTGGTGCCTCCAAAGGAGCTAGCTCCGGGGGCGACAACGCACTCTACGACATCGCAGACGATATCCTTACCAAGGTTTGAATGATATGACAACGCTAATAAGACGATGTCCTCCTCGTGTAGAAATTGTTCGACATGTTAGTGGTCATGCTCACGGACACCTGTTAATGTTTGTGCCCCACAGCTGCCGAGTAACTTTGACACGGAGGAGGCTCTGGCCAAGTTCCCGGTGCAATACAACGAGAGCATGAACACCGTCCTCGTCCAGGAGATGGAGCGCTACAACACGTACGTTCAAACAGCTCCGTGTCAGAACTTCACGAAGAACAACACATTTATCAAACGTGACTTAATTGCTATTTGATCTCTCTCTCCGTTAGGCTGGCCGTCGTGATCCGTCGGAGTCTACAGAACGTGCTGAAGGCCCTCAAGGGTCTGGTGGTGATGGACGCGGAGCTGGAGAGCATTTCCAGCAGTCTGGCTGTGGGCAAGGTCCCAGAGCAGTGGGCCAAGCGCTCGTACCCGAGCCTCAAACCCTTGGGCAGCTACGTCCTTGACTTTCTCTTAAGGCTGAAGTTTCTGCAGGATTGGTACGAAAGCACCAAACCCGACGTGTTCTGGCTCTCCGGGTTCTTCTTCACACAGGCCTTCCTTACCGGGGCTATGCAGAACTACGCCAGGAAATACAAAGTCCCCATTGACCTGCTCACTTTCGATTTTGAGGTTAGATGACACACACCTACTGATGGTTTCTCCTCGGACTCAAAGATCCGCTCGTACCTCTCATTTCATTCCTCAGAAGGCACTGACATGTTTTTATGATCTCTCAGGTTCTTCCCATCACCGAGTCCGACACGTTCCCCGAGGACGGCGTTTACATCCATGGATTGTTTCTGGATGGCGCCCGATGGAACAAAGAAAGGTTCATACATacgtttttttatatttagaatAATAGTTCGTTTATCATGATAATTGAGCGGCATAAAGACAAATCTTAACTGTTGTGTGTCTCTATCATCAGTGGAGTTCTGGATGAGCAGCTTCCCAAAGTCCTGTTCGACTCGATGCCTATCATCTGGATCAAGCCCAGTACGTATTCAGACGTTCGTTCTCTCAAATCTCAAATCAAGATAAATTGGTTGCTCATCATTTTCTTGTCTCTCAGCTAAAAAGTTAACCGAAGACCCGGAGAAACTCTACATTTGCCCGATCTACAAGACCAGTGAGAGGAGGGGCAACCTCTCCACCACCGGCCACTCCACCAACTTCGTCATCGGCATGACGCTGCCCACCGTCAAACTCCCTCAGCACTGGATCAAGCGCGGCGTGGCCCTGCTCTGCCAGCTGGACGACTGAGCCACCAtcctcaaaaataaaataataaaactaattgTACTTAGTTGATTCTTGTTGTACTGGGTTCGCACCCTCATGGTTgctgcactaattgtaagtcagctaaattaaatgtaatgtaatgtaatcaccaccatcatcttcatcatcatcaccacctccctctccccctctttctctctcgcccCCATGTGATTGTGATTCAACCAAACAGATTCAATAAAAGAATTGAAAACTTTAACTGCAGATGTATGAAActtttggtacaaacattctcTCGGAATCAATGATGAACTGATTTAGATTTTGGTGATTTTGGTT is part of the Limanda limanda chromosome 9, fLimLim1.1, whole genome shotgun sequence genome and encodes:
- the LOC133010583 gene encoding dynein axonemal heavy chain 12-like gives rise to the protein MMKEMSRHVGAPQKDPVLPAVAVLQLMEQKESLSSSRALSKISREVSKTVRPKGAPKEPVLPPVQVFQLKRKVESVNESVPLQKRSLGAEVTKTSKPKGTTKEQVLPQLGVMRLSDQKKNLDTSFSREMDAEERITRNKASTRMQLGRRIYELLKQRVEKCPVAPIPQEWLDSVGDRIPQQLKENAQSKKQLKELYTELCNNFSIALITHSVDSTIKNPDKTLCSEEQEAPRENASLASHTWHKTFIRNCQLMESNLHVSHPVLRAISDLGNMTFLTLVLIDLPGCRHAGPVNYGTLQEKMSEGCRRTEEHIMNVWYQNVIHLLTRKEVVDHISDALESFYNCASTLISNQMKAMLQRNVEELAELFKPRNEHLLPIFSLALTLDNEKIEMYPPSQDLEDYVLGILKSITSTLQRVPTIQSWIVDDRPSFVDAEVPAPIQAWARDILKACVCRNVKDPEKYLNSYVEKYAWLVNGTAEADVEKFMEEQHSFGEYNKRIEDFHALQYEILNLPKEVNISLVYLNCEELRNGLASKAKSYAEILRQMMLSNYRKQSRQICSEFEKIKEKAMIIPKTTDDIAQMIEFIDFIKTKGVAQLEKKVDDARFNMMMLFDYAIFDNEDLVHNSILIRWPEKIQHVLELNEDILFTSKKKGVEELFAKRQAISTQLRKLEIRVDDIQYYSELERTIEYVTDVHKVRELLHETERNIDSLNREEAVYELELVTFPELDIMRENITTYHRLFELAQKWQDTEKSWMDGIFTELDGQSMEVEMDEFYREIYKMLKKFQKKQRELKQEAEKKDKKASAQPKQEESPTELFCATVLEQIKMFKEHVPLVTTLCNPGIRGRHWKQMSEIFGADLTPDPRTKLRNVLKQNLGPHLAKFEVISAAATKEFSLEKAVQAMSCVWDDISFNHQPYRETGISILFAWDEIQTTLDDQIVKTQTMRGSPFIKPIEEEIKEWETGLLHIQETLDEWLNVQSSWLYLEPIFSSEDIMQQIPKEGKLFQIVDKTWKEIMKHCVKNSKVVPATSMPGLLEKLIESNNQLEVIMKGLNAYLEKKRLFFPRFFFLSNDEMLEILSETKDPLRVQPHLKKCFEGISKLDFLSNLDIQAMYSSEGERVQLIRNISTSDAKGAVEKWLLQVEDMMIQSVRDQVAQSRLAYAETERNQWVKEWPGQVVLATSQIFWTTEVHEAIFKNYYEQLRVQLMDVVQLVRGKLAKQTRTTLGALVTIDVHARDVVMELIEKGVSNETDFQWLAQLRYYWNNDNVRVRIINCDVKYAYEYLGNSPRLVITPLTDRCYRTLIGAFFLNLGGAPEGPAGTGKTETTKDLAKALAVQCVVFNCSDGLDYIAMGKFFKGLASSGAWACFDEFNRIELEVLSVVAQQVLSIQRAVGQNLEEFDFEGTILKLNPNCFVSITMNPGYAGRSELPDNLKVLFRTVAMMVPNYALIAEISLYSYGFLNAKPLSVKIVMTYRLCSEQLSSQFHYDYGMRAVKAVLVAAGNLKLSFPDENEDILLLRSVKDVNEPKFLAHDIPLFNGILSDLFPGIILPEADYKLFLEAVGDICVKRNLQQTDFFLTKLIQTYEMMIVRHGFMLVGEPFSGKTKVLHVLADTLTLLNKRGAEEEKVIFRTVNPKSITMGQLFGQFDPVSHEWTDGIVANTFREFSASETPDRKWVVFDGPIDTLWIESMNTVLDDNKKLCLMSGEIIQMSNQMNLIFEAMDLSQASPATVSRCGMIYMEPSQLGWEPLVISWMNTLPEILQSKDNRSLTMELFYWLVPPAHRTLRKLCREVVPTSDSNTVVSLFRLFEMLLTDPIESDSADEHIRTWIMAAFTFALTWSVGGSCDTASQGVFSEFLMTILSGKSEEFPVPEAVGKWECLMDAEGTAYDYFYEFKRKGRWVHWNDTIRNIELGDKKTKVQDIIVPTIDTARYTYLMDHCITNGVPSLFVGPTGTGKSVYVKEKLMNHLDRDRFVPFFINFSTRTSANQTQHIIMSRLDKRKKGVYGPPVGKKCVIFVDDMSMPALETFGAQPPVELLRQYMDHENWYDLKETTHIALVDLQLLCCMGPPGGGRNAVTARFLRHFNIFGINAFSDDTMVRIFSNVMSFYLKNNEFPSDCFSIGTKIVTATMEVYKKAMENLLPTPAKSHYTFNLRDFSRVIQGCLLLRKESLQNKNTMISLFVHEVFRVYYDRLVDNKDRAWLYQLMNNILNDHFSEDFGQVFDNLKQGSELVEEDMSNLMFGDYMQPDLEDDERMYSEVPSMEDFSQVVVSCLLEYNQTHKNHMDLVIFRYLLEHLSRISRVLKQPGGNALLVGVGGSGRQSITRLAGSMAHMTLFQPEITKNYSMADWRDDLKMLLKNAGLKGQKTVFLLTDTQIKEEAFLEDLDSVLNTGEVPNMFAMDEKQEIIETLRPLAEGGNKKLELSPLALFAFFVSRCKENLHIIVAFSPIGDAFRTRLRQFPSLINCCTIDWFQPWPEEALERVANSFLESVGMTEKERQDVIPICKSFHTSAIELSTRFLSELGRHNYVTPTSYLELLAAFRQLLTQKREAVMGAKQRYVNGLAKLAFAEDQVGAMKKELVDLQPKLEVAKIDNAKMMKVIEKESVEVEGISKVVRVDEEAATIKASVAQALKDDCESDLAEAIPALKASVAALNTLKPSDVTIVKSMKNPPPGVKLVMAAVCVMLESKPDRIPDPSGSGKMVFDYWGPSKKLLGDMNFLRDLKEYDKDNIPVAVMLTIRNEYMVQSGFDPAKVAKASSAAEGLCKWIQAMETYDRVAKQVAPKKASLAEAEGSLSATMALLEEKRGQLKEVEDRLADLTKTFEEKTEEKAQLEMQVDLCAKKLERAEKLIGGLGGEKTRWSEAADNLQNTYDNLTGDVLISAGVIAYLGAFTAGFRQDCTKTWTELCQAKNIPSSDDFSLSKTLGDPIKIRAWNIAGLPSDSFSIDNGVIVSTSRRWPLMIDPQGQANRWVKNSEKDNDLSVIKLTDDDYMRTLENCIQFGTPALLENVGEELDPSLEPLLLKQTFKQGGVDCLKLGDSIIEYSPNFFFYITTKLRNPHYLPELSTKVSLLNFMITPEGLEDQLLGIVVAKERPELEKARNALILQSADNKRQLKEIEDQILETLQSSTGNILEDESAIRILDSAKVMSEEISNKQKIAEKTEIEIATSREGYRDIAKHSSVLFFSMADLTNIDPMYQYSLNWFVNLYGKSIKDSAKSNDLPKRLKILVNHFTYNLYCNVCRSLFEKDKLLFSFLLCANIQLEKNNIQFSDFMFLLTGGVGLQTTIPNPDPSWLQDKSWDEILRASELPGLQGLGDAFIKTPGDFKTLYDSKEPHNTPPPAPWCDQLNGLQKMIIVRCLRPDKMVPTVTKYVAAELGKKYVQPPPFDLSKSYLDSNATIPLVFVLSPGADPMASLIKFAIQKGMDGSRFQCISLGQGQGPIAAKMISTAMKEGAWVCLQNCHLAVSWMSALEKICEAFCESTCNPDFRLWLTSYPSPKFPVTILQNGVKMTNEPPTGLKLNLLQSYQTDPLSDPEFFNDTEKHQTWGKLLYGLCFFHALVQERKKFGPLGWNIPYGFNESDLHISIRQLQLFVNGYDEVPFEAIQYLTGQCNYGGRVTDDWDRRLLVTILADFYNKDVIEISNHSFSPSGNYQAPPTSDYKGYITFMQALPSGQQPEVFGMHDNVDISKDLQGTKLLFDSLLLAQGGASKGASSGGDNALYDIADDILTKLPSNFDTEEALAKFPVQYNESMNTVLVQEMERYNTLAVVIRRSLQNVLKALKGLVVMDAELESISSSLAVGKVPEQWAKRSYPSLKPLGSYVLDFLLRLKFLQDWYESTKPDVFWLSGFFFTQAFLTGAMQNYARKYKVPIDLLTFDFEVLPITESDTFPEDGVYIHGLFLDGARWNKESGVLDEQLPKVLFDSMPIIWIKPTKKLTEDPEKLYICPIYKTSERRGNLSTTGHSTNFVIGMTLPTVKLPQHWIKRGVALLCQLDD